One bacterium genomic window, TCTACCGCGTCGAGGACCTCGCCACGCTCGCCGGCCGCGCCTACGCCGGGAAGCGGAACCACATCGCGCAGGCCCGGCGCGAGTACGAGTGGACCGTCGAGCCGTTCCGCGCCGACTCGGTCCCCGACGCGCGGCGGGTCCTCGCCGACATCGACGCCGAGGAGGGGTGGCCGGTGCGCGGCTCGCTGCGCGAGGAACTCCGGGCGCTGAACACGACGCTCGACCTCTTCCCGTGCCTCGGGCTCGACGGCATCCTGATCCGCGTCGGCGAGCGGCCCGCGGCGTTCGCGCTGTTCGAGATGCAGTGCCCGGAGACCGCCGTCGTCCACTTCGAGCGGGCGCTCCGCTCGTTCAAGGGGATGCACCAGATCGTCGTCCAGGAGACGGCGAAGCTGCTGGCGGCGCGCGGCGTGCCGCGCGTCAACCGCGAGGAGGACCTCGGCAACGAGGGGCTCCGCAAAGCCAAGGAGTCGTACCATCCCGTGGAGTTGGCCGAGTCGCTGCGCCTGACGCTCCGCGCGCCGGAGGCGGGCGC contains:
- a CDS encoding phosphatidylglycerol lysyltransferase domain-containing protein; translated protein: MNDTFLGFQFRSVRREDAAELRAFLASHCHSLTGYTCSCLAAWDGLFDYRWVRPGPDALLVSYVEKGERHLLQPLGRFGDFAGQVLEAARALPYPLRIVGVERPFIERNPEFAARFDVVSERENANYIYRVEDLATLAGRAYAGKRNHIAQARREYEWTVEPFRADSVPDARRVLADIDAEEGWPVRGSLREELRALNTTLDLFPCLGLDGILIRVGERPAAFALFEMQCPETAVVHFERALRSFKGMHQIVVQETAKLLAARGVPRVNREEDLGNEGLRKAKESYHPVELAESLRLTLRAPEAGADGRRD